One segment of Porticoccus hydrocarbonoclasticus MCTG13d DNA contains the following:
- a CDS encoding lipocalin-like domain-containing protein, which yields MSSNTRLSSDLPTRLLGTWRMLSWKRVLVLSGEESDALGPNPFGYINYAPDGRLMVFVLKSGRPKPKSSPPSPEEKIALFDSFFAYVGSYEVLADRVIHTLDGSWNELWTGTKQTRLLSFSGENLIYSTPETVDPMDGRLCTYRVEFERA from the coding sequence ATGTCTAGCAATACTCGCCTTAGTTCAGATCTTCCGACGCGCCTACTCGGCACCTGGCGCATGCTGTCTTGGAAACGCGTGCTGGTGTTATCCGGAGAAGAGTCAGACGCGCTTGGGCCCAACCCGTTCGGTTATATCAACTACGCGCCAGATGGAAGGTTGATGGTCTTCGTTCTCAAGAGCGGACGCCCCAAGCCGAAATCGAGTCCACCTTCACCGGAGGAGAAGATCGCGCTGTTCGATTCGTTCTTCGCCTATGTCGGTTCGTACGAAGTACTGGCTGACAGAGTTATCCACACACTGGATGGTAGCTGGAATGAGCTGTGGACCGGAACCAAACAGACAAGACTGCTCTCGTTTTCAGGTGAGAACCTCATCTACTCCACACCGGAAACCGTCGATCCAATGGACGGCCGGCTTTGCACCTACAGGGTTGAGTTTGAGAGAGCCTGA
- the gltX gene encoding glutamate--tRNA ligase, giving the protein MSVRTRIAPSPTGDPHVGTAYVALFNLCFARSQGGEFILRIEDTDQVRSTPESEKMILDSLRWLGLEWSEGPDVGGPYGPYRQSERTDIYQQHAMELVDKGHAFYCFATSEELDEMRREQVARGETAKYDGRGLSLSAEDVKKRLAAGEPYVIRMKIPDEGSCVFHDLLRGQIEIPWSQVDMQVLLKADGMPTYHLANVVDDHLMKITHVIRGEEWINSAPKHLLLYQYFGWEMPELCHMPLLRNPDKSKLSKRKNPTSINYYRHMGYMPEAVVNYLGRMGWSMPDESEKFGLQDMLDQFDLRAVHLGGPVFDTEKLDWLNGRWIRENLDEQAFANRVAEWAINRDNLARMIPLIKERVEKFSDIAPLLGFMFSGMPKLDTSHFEHKKLDNETVRRILQYSSWRLDGLRHWSRDGLYEELNQLAQGMELKLKDFLSPLFVAVAGSSSAPPLFDAMAILGPDMVRARIRSALEASGGVSKKQLKAWDKDYRLLSAARTEHPEEQA; this is encoded by the coding sequence ATGTCTGTTCGCACACGCATTGCTCCATCCCCCACTGGCGACCCCCACGTTGGGACTGCCTATGTAGCCCTTTTTAATCTCTGTTTCGCCCGAAGCCAGGGTGGTGAGTTTATCCTGCGTATTGAAGATACTGACCAGGTTCGTAGTACCCCGGAATCTGAAAAAATGATTTTGGACTCCTTGCGCTGGCTAGGTCTCGAGTGGTCCGAGGGGCCCGATGTTGGTGGACCTTATGGTCCTTATCGACAGAGCGAGCGAACAGATATTTATCAACAACACGCTATGGAACTGGTTGATAAAGGCCATGCATTTTACTGCTTTGCCACGTCTGAAGAGCTTGACGAGATGCGTCGTGAGCAGGTGGCGAGAGGGGAAACCGCAAAATATGATGGCCGTGGTTTATCGTTGTCGGCCGAGGACGTTAAAAAGCGTCTGGCAGCGGGAGAACCTTACGTTATCCGTATGAAAATTCCCGATGAGGGCAGTTGTGTTTTTCACGACCTGTTGCGCGGGCAGATTGAAATTCCCTGGTCACAGGTTGATATGCAGGTACTACTGAAGGCAGACGGTATGCCAACCTACCACCTTGCCAATGTGGTAGACGATCATCTGATGAAAATCACCCATGTCATTCGTGGTGAGGAATGGATCAACTCAGCACCAAAGCACCTTCTCCTCTATCAATATTTTGGCTGGGAGATGCCTGAGCTCTGTCATATGCCATTGCTGCGAAATCCCGACAAAAGTAAGCTCAGCAAGCGAAAAAATCCCACCAGCATCAACTATTACCGGCATATGGGTTATATGCCCGAAGCTGTGGTCAATTATCTCGGGCGTATGGGATGGTCCATGCCGGACGAGAGTGAGAAGTTTGGCCTTCAGGACATGCTTGATCAGTTTGACTTGCGTGCTGTGCATCTGGGTGGGCCGGTTTTTGACACTGAAAAGCTGGACTGGCTAAATGGTCGCTGGATCCGTGAAAACCTGGATGAGCAGGCATTTGCCAATCGTGTTGCCGAATGGGCGATAAACCGTGACAACCTCGCCAGAATGATTCCACTGATCAAGGAAAGAGTGGAAAAGTTTTCCGATATTGCGCCGTTACTTGGATTTATGTTTTCGGGCATGCCGAAACTCGATACTTCCCACTTCGAGCATAAAAAACTGGACAACGAAACGGTGCGGAGAATTCTGCAATACAGTTCCTGGCGCCTGGATGGATTGCGCCATTGGAGCCGGGATGGCTTGTATGAGGAGCTGAATCAGTTGGCACAGGGGATGGAATTAAAGTTGAAGGATTTTTTATCCCCCTTGTTTGTTGCTGTCGCCGGATCTTCCTCGGCTCCGCCCCTGTTTGATGCCATGGCTATCCTTGGGCCTGACATGGTCAGGGCGCGTATCAGGAGCGCTCTGGAGGCCTCTGGCGGGGTTTCTAAAAAGCAGCTAAAGGCCTGGGATAAAGATTACCGTCTTCTCTCTGCAGCCCGTACTGAACACCCTGAAGAACAGGCTTGA
- a CDS encoding bifunctional diguanylate cyclase/phosphodiesterase, giving the protein MTLFRQLIIAIVLLFVCLYAGNTLVSLYNNQQLVAEQMQVHAQDTATSLGLSMTQAAQEKDIATMDTMFNAVSDSGYFQRIYFSDLDGNTLIDREFPVSLEGVPDWFLSFIDLPINEGRAEVTSDWMQLGEVVVVSHPGQAYLKLWRVTTTQLIWFAAITLSVCLLAYIALKWLLVPLARVEQQANDIFNKKFVVLEPLPKTRELGSVVRAMNRMALHLKAVFEDQLSLIDRLQKQSFQDAVTGLSNRNDFDNRLRSYVDDQEEGMHTGALAIVALHDISCVNEYAGRGEGNAILKSVGQRLQSAVIDHPRAIVARRQGPEFSLFIPDITPGEGDVLAEKIFGAVQDISWLHNEKCPLSFHMGYTFHTNITSGPEMLGEADIALRQAKLGSTSRWTKFADVQNGDVPVLGKPLNEWEVFLHQAIQNRLVALHYQPIVSIQDKALMAQEVYVRFLNGKDLLAAAVVVPIAERLGLMPGLDRLILESLASAEREKETSTKLCVNLSIVSVKTSGFLRWLDNFLASQRRLAAKLVFEVPEYAMKANGASLRTFSQLLQKHGTSLGIDHFGLESAAFGYLSSLPLNHLKVHRSFLRELDTNLDNQFYIKSLAGLAHNSGLQLWVEGVENEQEWGQLAELDVDAAQGYFLGPPALRTVD; this is encoded by the coding sequence AGGAAAAGGATATTGCCACCATGGATACCATGTTCAATGCGGTATCTGACAGCGGTTATTTTCAGCGTATTTATTTTTCCGATCTCGACGGGAATACCCTGATCGACAGAGAATTTCCGGTTTCTCTTGAGGGTGTTCCAGACTGGTTTTTGTCATTCATCGACCTGCCCATTAACGAGGGGAGGGCAGAAGTAACGTCTGACTGGATGCAACTGGGGGAGGTGGTCGTTGTCAGTCATCCCGGTCAGGCTTACCTGAAACTTTGGCGGGTTACCACGACACAGTTAATCTGGTTTGCTGCTATTACACTGTCTGTCTGTTTGTTGGCCTATATTGCGCTCAAATGGTTGCTCGTGCCACTTGCCCGGGTTGAGCAGCAAGCCAATGATATTTTCAATAAAAAATTTGTTGTTCTGGAGCCCCTGCCGAAAACTCGTGAGCTTGGCAGCGTCGTCCGGGCCATGAATAGGATGGCACTTCACCTCAAGGCCGTTTTTGAAGATCAGCTGTCGCTCATCGACCGACTGCAAAAACAGTCTTTTCAGGATGCGGTTACCGGCCTGTCCAATCGAAATGATTTTGACAATCGCCTGCGAAGCTATGTCGACGATCAAGAGGAGGGCATGCATACCGGCGCTCTGGCTATTGTCGCATTGCACGATATTTCATGCGTTAACGAGTATGCCGGGCGTGGAGAGGGAAACGCGATTCTCAAATCTGTCGGCCAGCGTTTGCAAAGCGCAGTGATTGATCATCCCCGGGCTATTGTAGCCAGACGGCAGGGCCCGGAGTTCTCCCTGTTTATCCCCGATATCACCCCTGGAGAAGGCGACGTTTTGGCAGAAAAGATATTTGGGGCCGTCCAGGATATCAGTTGGCTACATAACGAGAAGTGTCCATTGTCTTTCCACATGGGATATACCTTTCATACGAATATCACCAGTGGTCCCGAAATGCTGGGTGAAGCCGATATTGCACTGCGGCAGGCCAAGCTGGGTAGTACCAGCCGTTGGACCAAGTTTGCCGATGTGCAAAATGGTGATGTTCCCGTACTGGGAAAACCCCTCAATGAGTGGGAAGTATTTCTCCATCAAGCCATTCAAAACCGGCTTGTGGCGCTTCACTACCAGCCTATAGTCAGTATTCAGGATAAAGCGCTAATGGCCCAGGAAGTGTATGTGCGCTTCCTCAATGGCAAGGATTTACTGGCGGCTGCTGTGGTGGTTCCCATCGCAGAAAGACTGGGGCTGATGCCTGGCCTTGACAGGCTGATTCTGGAGTCTCTGGCCTCGGCTGAGCGCGAAAAAGAGACCTCCACTAAACTGTGTGTCAATCTGTCGATAGTATCGGTGAAAACCTCTGGTTTTCTGAGGTGGCTTGATAACTTCCTGGCATCTCAGCGGAGGCTGGCAGCGAAGTTGGTATTTGAGGTTCCTGAATATGCCATGAAAGCAAACGGTGCGTCTCTCAGGACTTTTAGTCAGCTTTTGCAAAAGCACGGTACTTCACTCGGCATCGACCATTTTGGCCTGGAGTCTGCGGCTTTTGGCTATCTGAGTAGTCTGCCATTGAATCATCTCAAGGTTCACCGCAGTTTTCTGCGCGAGCTGGACACGAATCTGGACAACCAGTTTTATATCAAGTCACTCGCTGGGCTTGCCCATAACAGTGGCTTGCAGCTGTGGGTGGAAGGTGTTGAAAACGAACAGGAATGGGGTCAGCTTGCCGAGTTGGATGTGGATGCTGCCCAGGGTTATTTTTTGGGCCCGCCAGCCTTGAGAACTGTTGATTAG
- the gltA gene encoding citrate synthase, whose amino-acid sequence MSNKKVHLSVEGTDIHLELPILKSTLGQDVIDISKVPETGCFTFDPGFGATAACESKITFIDGDKGVLLHRGYPIEQLAKKSDYLETCYLLLNGELPSPEGKKDFEQIIRMHTMVNRSIEQFMSGFRYDAHPMAMLCGAVGGLSSFYHDSMDINDPEHRLITAHRLIAKMPTLAAMCHKHFIGQPYMYPDNKLGYAENFLHMMFGTPCEESNINPVIAKAMDLLFLLHADHEQNASTSTVRLAGSSGANPYSCIAAGIAALWGPAHGGANQAVLEMLEQIGDEKHIDKYVVRAKDKDDPFRLMGFGHRVYKNFDPRAKVMKEACDAVLAELGIENDPLLKIAKRLEQIALEDEYFVEKKLYPNVDFYSGIIMKAIGIPTEMFTVIFATGRTVGWISHWNEMLSNPYRIGRPRQLYTGSPKRDYPE is encoded by the coding sequence ATGAGCAATAAGAAGGTCCATCTTTCTGTAGAGGGCACGGATATTCATCTTGAATTACCGATACTTAAAAGTACTCTCGGACAGGATGTCATCGATATTTCGAAAGTGCCCGAAACAGGTTGTTTTACGTTCGACCCCGGCTTTGGCGCCACTGCTGCCTGTGAATCAAAAATCACTTTTATTGATGGCGACAAGGGCGTATTGCTCCATCGCGGCTACCCTATAGAACAACTCGCAAAAAAATCCGATTACCTTGAGACCTGTTATCTGCTGCTAAATGGGGAACTCCCCTCTCCCGAGGGAAAAAAGGATTTTGAGCAGATTATAAGAATGCACACCATGGTGAATCGCTCCATTGAGCAGTTCATGTCCGGCTTTCGTTACGATGCACACCCTATGGCTATGCTCTGTGGCGCGGTAGGCGGCCTGTCATCGTTTTACCACGACTCCATGGATATCAATGATCCTGAGCACCGGCTTATTACCGCACATCGGCTGATTGCCAAAATGCCAACACTGGCAGCCATGTGTCACAAACATTTTATTGGTCAACCTTATATGTACCCCGATAACAAACTGGGTTACGCAGAGAACTTCCTACACATGATGTTTGGCACTCCCTGTGAAGAGAGCAACATCAACCCCGTTATTGCGAAGGCAATGGATCTGTTGTTCCTCCTTCACGCCGACCACGAACAAAATGCCTCCACTTCAACCGTCCGTCTCGCTGGCTCTTCCGGCGCCAACCCCTATTCCTGTATAGCTGCTGGCATCGCAGCACTGTGGGGGCCCGCCCACGGCGGGGCCAATCAGGCTGTCTTGGAGATGCTCGAGCAAATCGGCGATGAAAAACACATCGACAAGTACGTAGTACGCGCCAAAGACAAGGACGACCCCTTCCGGCTGATGGGCTTCGGTCACCGGGTCTATAAAAACTTCGATCCTCGCGCCAAGGTCATGAAAGAAGCCTGCGACGCAGTACTGGCTGAGCTCGGCATTGAAAATGACCCATTGCTTAAAATCGCCAAACGACTGGAACAGATTGCACTGGAAGACGAGTATTTTGTTGAGAAAAAACTCTACCCCAATGTGGATTTCTACTCGGGCATCATCATGAAAGCCATTGGCATACCCACTGAGATGTTCACTGTCATCTTCGCTACCGGGCGCACTGTTGGCTGGATCTCTCACTGGAATGAAATGCTGAGCAACCCTTACCGTATCGGTCGTCCAAGACAACTCTACACTGGATCACCAAAACGGGACTATCCCGAGTAA
- a CDS encoding nuclear transport factor 2 family protein, with amino-acid sequence MSIKPASKLLLPITIVLSLLFTATAYAAENTPEGVVNGYYAALKARKYEDAYDLLTPRMIDGRTKKEYAADWKNIVDMASVILHEYGISSVEIDGETAKVNAWTRASDVFNTDGIIEKEVDHLILTDGVWKLDATEVSMEAVDM; translated from the coding sequence ATGAGCATTAAACCAGCGAGCAAACTACTTCTTCCCATCACCATAGTACTGTCATTATTATTCACAGCGACCGCATATGCAGCGGAGAATACACCTGAAGGCGTCGTCAACGGTTACTACGCTGCATTAAAAGCACGGAAATACGAAGATGCTTACGACCTCCTGACACCAAGAATGATCGATGGTCGTACAAAAAAAGAATATGCAGCTGACTGGAAGAATATCGTGGATATGGCATCTGTCATTCTGCACGAATACGGCATATCGTCAGTCGAAATTGACGGTGAAACGGCCAAGGTCAATGCCTGGACCAGAGCCAGTGACGTCTTTAACACCGATGGCATTATTGAAAAAGAAGTTGATCATCTGATCCTGACAGACGGCGTCTGGAAACTGGATGCAACAGAAGTCAGTATGGAAGCGGTCGATATGTAG
- the sdhC gene encoding succinate dehydrogenase, cytochrome b556 subunit — protein MNKKRPVNLDIGTIELPITSYVSILHRVSGVALFGAIAVFLWLLDTSLSSEEGFNAIRETMGSPICQLIVWAALAGLAYHIVAGVRHLIMDFGVGETLEGGRLGAKIVLFVAVVLIILAGVWVWV, from the coding sequence GTGAACAAGAAAAGACCTGTAAATCTCGATATCGGAACAATAGAGCTTCCGATAACCTCTTATGTATCTATTTTACATCGTGTTTCCGGTGTTGCGCTGTTCGGTGCAATCGCTGTGTTCTTGTGGTTGCTGGATACCAGCTTGTCCTCTGAAGAGGGATTTAATGCTATCAGGGAAACGATGGGCAGCCCGATTTGCCAGTTGATTGTCTGGGCAGCGTTAGCGGGCCTGGCCTACCATATTGTTGCGGGTGTCCGGCACTTGATTATGGATTTTGGTGTGGGCGAAACCCTTGAAGGTGGTCGCCTGGGCGCAAAAATTGTCCTGTTTGTTGCTGTTGTTCTAATTATTCTCGCGGGGGTATGGGTATGGGTATGA
- the sdhD gene encoding succinate dehydrogenase, hydrophobic membrane anchor protein, with product MGMITNVTSFSRSGLSDWLLQRITAVVMAAYTVFITAYLLFNSGLEYSQWLGLHSHIAMKIFNVLTVLSIAVHAWIGLWAVLTDYVTERLLGPKATALRIFLQLGMITVTLVYVIWALDIVWGI from the coding sequence ATGGGTATGATTACCAATGTTACAAGCTTCAGTCGCAGTGGTCTTTCAGACTGGCTGCTGCAACGTATTACCGCCGTGGTTATGGCTGCCTACACAGTATTCATCACGGCCTACCTGCTGTTTAATTCCGGTCTTGAATACAGTCAGTGGCTCGGGTTGCACAGCCATATCGCCATGAAAATCTTTAATGTCCTGACAGTGCTGTCTATCGCTGTCCACGCCTGGATCGGTTTGTGGGCGGTCTTGACCGATTACGTCACAGAGCGTCTGCTTGGTCCAAAGGCCACAGCGCTGCGTATTTTTCTTCAGCTGGGGATGATTACAGTCACTCTGGTTTATGTCATATGGGCTCTTGATATCGTATGGGGAATCTAA